In Methylococcus geothermalis, one genomic interval encodes:
- the potB gene encoding spermidine/putrescine ABC transporter permease PotB, whose translation MTPKPEAFKAAAVGLLSGWLLLFVLAPNLLVAGLSLLSRSPAGFAGWPATLDNYRRLADPIYLHVFAESFATALIATLFCLLLGYPFAYGLASARPRLRPLLLTLVIVPFWTNSLVRIYAIRGLLAAKGAVNHLLLAAGLIDQPVRLLYTQAAEIIGLVYVLLPFMILPLYGSLEKLDPRLLEAARDLGAGPFRRFRHVVLPLTLPGIVAGCLLVFLPALGLFYVGDVLGGSRHLLVGNLLKDQFLEAQDWPFGAAASLVLIGLLLAFLALYAIAENRVTAAGDDR comes from the coding sequence ATGACGCCGAAACCTGAAGCATTCAAGGCTGCGGCCGTCGGCCTGCTTTCCGGCTGGCTGCTGCTGTTCGTGCTGGCGCCCAACCTGCTGGTGGCGGGGCTGAGCCTCCTCAGCCGGAGCCCGGCGGGCTTCGCCGGCTGGCCCGCAACGCTCGATAACTACCGCCGGCTGGCCGATCCGATCTACCTGCACGTCTTTGCCGAATCGTTCGCCACGGCGCTCATCGCCACCCTGTTCTGTCTGCTGCTGGGCTATCCCTTTGCCTATGGGCTGGCCAGCGCCCGGCCACGGCTGCGCCCGCTGCTGCTGACCCTGGTGATCGTCCCTTTCTGGACCAATTCGCTGGTGCGCATCTATGCCATCCGCGGCCTGCTCGCGGCCAAGGGAGCGGTGAACCACCTGCTGCTGGCCGCGGGACTGATCGATCAGCCGGTGCGGCTGCTCTACACGCAGGCCGCCGAGATCATCGGCCTGGTCTACGTGCTGCTGCCGTTCATGATCCTGCCGCTGTACGGCAGCCTGGAAAAGCTCGATCCGCGTCTGCTGGAAGCCGCCCGCGACCTGGGCGCCGGCCCGTTCCGGCGGTTCCGGCATGTGGTCCTGCCGCTGACCCTGCCCGGCATCGTCGCCGGCTGCCTCCTGGTGTTCCTGCCGGCGCTGGGCCTGTTCTATGTGGGCGACGTGCTGGGCGGTTCGCGCCATCTGCTGGTCGGCAACCTGCTCAAGGATCAGTTCCTGGAAGCCCAGGACTGGCCCTTCGGCGCCGCCGCCAGCCTGGTGCTCATCGGCCTGCTGCTGGCCTTCCTGGCGCTCTATGCCATTGCCGAAAACCGCGTCACCGCGGCTGGCGATGACAGATGA
- the potA gene encoding spermidine/putrescine ABC transporter ATP-binding protein PotA translates to MPTPPPIASFRSVTKRYGVHPALREFDLELREGELLTLLGPSGCGKTTVLRLLAGFENPDSGEILLDGRTLAGVPPEARNVNTVFQSHALFPHLSVFDNVAFGLRMRKLGGAEIRERTESALRMVRLEGLGERRPLQLSGGQQQRVALARALVNRPRLLLLDECLSALDYRLRREMQLELKELQRQTGITFVFVTHDREEALSISDRIAVMHAGSIEQLGPPRDIYERPANLFVAQFAGESNVLEATVTAKPGPDALTVSVAGTPLAVQTDRHFVIGEKIALVLRPEDLHVHDDATGHGGLAGRVLERTYRGVTLDTLIALDAGPRIKASEFFREDAPALDHPPGQRVRVSWTPGWEIVLPHDAET, encoded by the coding sequence ATGCCAACCCCGCCTCCTATCGCCAGTTTTCGCTCCGTCACCAAGCGCTATGGCGTCCATCCTGCGCTGCGGGAGTTCGACCTCGAGCTGCGGGAAGGCGAATTGCTCACCCTCCTCGGCCCCTCGGGCTGCGGCAAGACCACGGTGCTGCGCCTTCTGGCGGGCTTCGAAAACCCGGATTCGGGCGAAATCCTCCTGGACGGACGAACACTCGCCGGCGTGCCGCCGGAGGCGCGCAACGTGAACACGGTATTCCAGAGCCATGCCCTGTTTCCGCACCTGAGCGTGTTCGACAATGTCGCTTTCGGCCTGAGGATGCGAAAACTCGGCGGCGCGGAAATCCGGGAGAGGACCGAATCGGCGTTGCGCATGGTGCGGCTGGAAGGGCTCGGGGAACGCCGGCCGTTGCAACTGTCCGGCGGACAACAGCAGCGCGTGGCGCTGGCCCGGGCCTTGGTCAACCGTCCACGGCTGCTGCTGCTGGACGAATGCCTGAGCGCCCTGGATTACCGGCTGCGGCGCGAGATGCAGCTGGAGCTCAAGGAACTGCAGCGACAGACCGGCATCACCTTCGTCTTCGTGACGCACGACCGTGAGGAGGCCTTGTCGATCTCGGACCGCATCGCCGTCATGCATGCGGGGAGCATCGAGCAACTGGGGCCGCCCCGCGACATCTACGAGCGCCCGGCGAACCTGTTCGTGGCGCAGTTCGCCGGCGAGAGCAACGTGCTGGAAGCGACCGTCACGGCGAAGCCTGGCCCGGATGCCTTGACCGTCAGCGTGGCGGGGACGCCTCTTGCCGTGCAGACCGACCGGCATTTCGTCATCGGCGAGAAGATCGCCCTGGTGCTGCGGCCGGAAGACCTGCACGTGCACGACGACGCCACCGGCCATGGCGGCCTTGCCGGGCGGGTGCTGGAACGGACCTACCGCGGCGTGACCCTGGACACCCTGATCGCCCTGGATGCCGGGCCGCGAATCAAGGCCAGCGAATTCTTCCGCGAGGACGCGCCGGCGCTGGATCATCCGCCGGGCCAACGGGTCCGCGTGAGCTGGACGCCCGGCTGGGAAATCGTGCTCCCTCATGACGCCGAAACCTGA
- a CDS encoding Crp/Fnr family transcriptional regulator, which produces MPDHRILLREHFPNLLETSDPVLDELFSRATRVRLEAGKYVFYPGSRCQGYAFVTKGVVRCQVLSEQGRQIVLYHVGPGESCVLTTSCLLGDTVYPAEGVAQTEVSALVIPAEAFRVAVDRSPALRCHVFRNFATSLAAVMARLADVVFGDIDHRLIHILLASGETRVSRTHQELADELGTAREVVSRHLKRLEHLGWVGLGRGSIELLDINRLRGFVVST; this is translated from the coding sequence ATGCCCGACCACCGAATTCTACTCCGCGAACACTTCCCGAACCTGCTGGAGACGAGCGACCCGGTACTCGACGAATTGTTCAGCCGGGCGACCCGGGTCCGCCTCGAGGCAGGGAAGTACGTGTTCTATCCGGGCTCCCGATGCCAGGGCTATGCCTTCGTCACGAAAGGCGTCGTGCGCTGCCAGGTCCTGTCGGAACAAGGTCGACAGATCGTCCTTTACCATGTCGGGCCAGGCGAATCGTGCGTGTTGACGACCTCCTGTCTGCTCGGCGACACCGTCTATCCGGCCGAGGGTGTCGCTCAGACTGAGGTCAGTGCCCTGGTGATTCCCGCTGAAGCCTTTCGGGTAGCCGTCGACCGCTCGCCGGCGCTGCGCTGCCATGTGTTCCGGAATTTCGCGACCAGCCTGGCGGCAGTGATGGCGCGGCTGGCCGACGTGGTGTTCGGCGACATAGACCACCGCCTCATCCATATCCTGCTGGCGAGCGGGGAGACGCGCGTGTCCCGAACCCATCAGGAACTTGCAGACGAACTCGGGACCGCGCGCGAGGTTGTGTCGCGCCACCTCAAACGTCTGGAGCATCTGGGGTGGGTGGGTCTCGGCCGCGGCTCGATCGAACTACTCGACATCAACCGGCTTCGTGGCTTCGTGGTGTCGACCTGA